The Porites lutea chromosome 11, jaPorLute2.1, whole genome shotgun sequence genome includes a region encoding these proteins:
- the LOC140952747 gene encoding neuroglobin-like: protein MGSLFSSGTNSTDQQQPSKFKFKSDLNDQQIKAIRSSWGMVLPNKKEHGKLLFYKVFEMAPHLKDLFPFGSDLTQPQFTEHALKVMNTIDLAVKNLDNPDVLVPALEELGRVHAMFELTNQEFEYVGQALLSVLEEGLGEAFTPALKAAWTDVYAIITDIMLTAITDYNADKKDNKTNN, encoded by the exons ATGGGCAGCTTGTTTTCGAGTGGAACAAACTCAACCGACCAACAGCAACCCAG CAAATTCAAGTTCAAGTCTGATCTGAACGACCAGCAGATTAAGGCAATCCGCAGCTCATGGGGGATGGTGTTACCAAACAAGAAAGAACATGGAAAACTGTTATTTTACAA GGTATTTGAGATGGCCCCGCACTTGAAGGATTTATTTCCCTTTGGTAGCGACTTGACGCAGCCACAGTTTACTGAGCATGCCCTGAAAGTAATGAACACTATTGATTTAGCAGTGAAGAATTTGGATAACCCGGATGTACTTGTCCCAGCCCTGGAGGAACTGGGACGAGTGCATGCAATGTTTGAATTAACCAATCAAGAGTTTGAG tATGTTGGACAAGCTCTGCTATCAGTCCTAGAGGAGGGACTAGGAGAAGCTTTCACACCAGCATTAAAGGCTGCCTGGACTGATGTCTATGCTATAATTACTGATATTATGCTGACAGCAATCACTGACTACAATGCTGATaaaaaggacaacaaaactAATAATTAA